A part of Carettochelys insculpta isolate YL-2023 chromosome 1, ASM3395843v1, whole genome shotgun sequence genomic DNA contains:
- the LIG4 gene encoding DNA ligase 4, whose protein sequence is MSSTPSQSSPKRTVASLVPFADLCSILERIQKCKSRPEKTKYFKEFLDSWRKFHDALHKKEKDVTDSFYPAMRLILPQLERERMAYGIKETMLAKLYIELLNLPKEGQDALKLLNYRTPTGSHGDAGDFAMIAYFVLKSRCPEQGSLTIQQVNELLDSIASNNAGKRKDLVKKNLLQLITRSSALEQKWLIRMIIKDLKLGVSQQTIFSLFHPDAAELHNVTTDLEKVCRQLHDPAVSLSDVSIMLFSAFKPMLAAIANVNQIEKQMNHQRFYIETKLDGERMQMHKDGDVYKYFSRNGFDYTQQFGASPLEGSLTPFIHNVFKNSIQNCILDGEMMAYNPSTQTFMQKGNKFDIKRMVDDSDLQTCFCVFDVLMVNDQKLGHEVLSKRDEILNELFTPVPGRIHIVHKTQASTRKEVIDALNEAIDSREEGIMIKDPMSIYKPDKRGEGWLKIKPEYVNGLMDELDLLIVGGYWGKGLRGGMMSHFLCAVAETCPPGEKPSVFHSICRVGSGYTMKELYDLGLKLAKHWKPYRRRDPPCNILCGTEKPEVYIEPCNSVIVQIKAAEIVTSDMYKTDCTLRFPRIEKIREDKEWYDCMTLDLLEQLRGKASGKLASKHLDVGNDEPQEKKRKTVPKLKKIIGIMEQFKAPDLSSVNKVSNIFEDVEFCVMTGTQNHTKSELESKIAESGGNVVQNPGPDTYCVIAGIENVRVKNVISSNKHDVVRAEWLLQCFETKMFVPWQPAFMIHMSPDTKQHFACEYDCYGDSYTADTDVTQLKDVFSRMDKNEEKMPLDMIADLEERYLWNRSPLSMFRQNTVYLDLYAVINDPSTKTYGTMLSIRALELRFHGAKIISQLKEGVSHVVMGEDRTHVKEIKALRRTFEKKFKIVSDLWVTDSLKEGKLQSENQYLI, encoded by the coding sequence ATGTCTTCCACACCTTCACAATCTTCCCCCAAACGAACTGTGGCATCACTAGTTCCTTTTGCAGATCTGTGCTCAATTTTAGAACGAATACAGAAATGTAAATCCCGGCCAGAGAAAACCAAGTATTTTAAGGAATTTTTAGATTCTTGGAGGAAATTTCATGATGCTCTTCACAAAAAAGAGAAAGACGTTACAGACTCTTTTTATCCAGCAATGCGACTTATTCTTCCACAGttggaaagagagagaatggCTTATGGAATTAAAGAAACAATGCTTGCTAAGCTCTATATTGAACTGCTCAATTTACCCAAAGAAGGACAAGATGCCCTTAAGCTGTTAAATTATAGAACTCCAACTGGCTCACATGGAGACGCTGGAGACTTCGCAATGATTGCTTATTTTGTATTGAAATCAAGGTGCCCAGAACAAGGCAGCCTGACCATACAACAGGTGAATGAACTCTTGGATTCAATCGCAAGTAATAATGCGGGCAAAAGGAAGGACCTAGTAAAGAAAAATCTTCTTCAGTTAATAACTCGGAGCTCAGCGCTTGAACAAAAGTGGCTGATCCGGATGATTATAAAGGATCTAAAACTTGGTGTTAGTCAGCAAaccatattttcccttttccatccAGATGCTGCTGAGTTACATAATGTCACAACTGACCTAGAGAAAGTTTGCAGACAGTTGCATGACCCTGCTGTATCACTCAGTGATGTTTCCATCATGTTGTTTTCTGCCTTTAAGCCTATGCTTGCTGCTATTGCTAATGTCAACCAAATTGAGAAACAAATGAACCACCAGAGATTCTACATCGAAACTAAGCTGGATGGTGAGCGTATGCAGATGCACAAAGACGGAGATGTATACAAGTATTTCTCCCGTAATGGGTTTGATTATACGCAGCAGTTTGGTGCTTCTCCCCTGGAAGGGTCATTAACTCCATTTATTCATAACGTGTTCAAAAATAGTATACAAAACTGCATTCTTGATGGTGAAATGATGGCCTACAATCCCAGTACACAAACTTTTATGCAAAAGGGAAACAAATTTGACATAAAAAGAATGGTAGATGATTCTGATCTGCAGACATGCTTTTGTGTGTTTGATGTATTAATGGTTAATGATCAGAAGTTGGGTCATGAAGTACTAAGCAAAAGAGATGAGATTCTAAATGAGCTCTTTACACCAGTACCTGGCAGAATACACATAGTGCATAAAACACAGGCTAGCACCAGGAAAGAGGTGATTGATGCTCTAAATGAAGCAATAGACAGCAGAGAAGAAGGAATCATGATAAAAGATCCTATGTCCATTTACAAGCCAGACAAACGTGGGGAAGGctggttaaaaataaaaccagagtATGTCAATGGGCTCATGGATGAACTAGACCTTTTAATTGTTGGTGGTTACTGGGGCAAAGGCTTACGTGGTGGCATGATGTCTCATTTTTTGTGTGCTGTTGCTGAGActtgccctcctggtgaaaaaccATCTGTATTTCATTCTATTTGTCGTGTTGGTTCTGGTTACACTATGAAGGAGCTGTATGATCTTGGTTTGAAATTGGCCAAACATTGGAAGCCTTATCGTAGAAGAGATCCTCCATGTAATATTTTATGTGGGACTGAGAAGCCTGAAGTCTATATTGAACCTTGTAACTCAGTCATAGTTCAGATTAAGGCAGCAGAGATTGTTACGAGTGATATGTACAAAACGGACTGCACTCTGCGATTCCCTCGAATTGAGAAAATAAGAGAGGACAAAGAGTGGTATGACTGTATGACATTGGATTTGTTAGAACAGCTCCGAGGCAAAGCATCAGGAAAGCTAGCATCTAAGCACCTTGATGTGGGCAATGACGAACCACAAGAAAAGAAACGGAAAACCGTACCAAAATTGAAGAAAATCATTGGAATCATGGAACAGTTTAAAGCCCCTGATCTTTCCAGTGTAAACAAGGTTTCAAATATATTTGAAGATGTTGAATTTTGTGTTATGACTGGAACACAAAACCATACAAAATCTGAACTGGAAAGTAAAATAGCAGAAAGTGGTGGTAATGTGGTGCAGAACCCTGGACCAGACACTTACTGTGTTATTGCAGGAATTGAGAACGTCAGAGTAAAAAATGTTATATCTTCCAACAAGCATGATGTTGTGAGAGCAGAGTGGCTTTTACagtgttttgaaacaaaaatgttcGTACCATGGCAGCCTGCCTTCATGATCCACATGTCTCCAGACACAAAACAACATTTTGCTTGTGAATATGACTGTTATGGGGACAGCTACACAGCAGATACAGATGTGACCCAGCTTAAGGACGTATTCTCAAGAATGGATAAAAATGAGGAGAAGATGCCTCTGGACATGATTGCTGACTTAGAAGAACGTTATTTGTGGAACAGATCTCCACTCAGTATGTTCAGGCAAAATACCGTTTATCTGGACCTTTATGCTGTTATTAATGATCCCAGTACCAAGACCTATGGAACAATGCTGTCAATTAGAGCTTTGGAGCTTCGTTTTCATGGAGCAAAAATAATCTCGCAGTTAAAGGAAGGTGTGTCCCACGTAGTTATGGGCGAAGATCGTACCCATGTGAAAGAGATAAAAGCACTTAGGAGAACATTtgagaaaaaatttaaaattgtATCTGACCTCTGGGTGACAGATTCTCTAAAAGAGGGGAAGTTACAGAGTGAAAATCAGTATCTAATTTAA